One genomic region from Nymphaea colorata isolate Beijing-Zhang1983 chromosome 10, ASM883128v2, whole genome shotgun sequence encodes:
- the LOC116262956 gene encoding probable LL-diaminopimelate aminotransferase, chloroplastic translates to MQLGLREMYHLQLSAQPSISFLSVMKHRTMQTSAGHTLYFWRRPNCRYTIKAIASRNDVFRTRICRSKHMEKLQNGYLFTEISMLQSLYRDKYPDVKLISLGVGDTTHPIPEIIASAMAKKCFGLSTATGYKGYGEEQGDRELRYAIAEVVYKDMEIDYSDIFISDGAQCDISRFQLLLGSDITVAVQDPTFPAYVDSSVIMGHAGEFKREAGKYGRITYMKCTPDNNFFPDLSSTQRTDVIFFCSPNNPTGVAASRNQLKSLVDFARANGSIIIYDSAYSMYISDDSPRTIFEIPGAKEVAIEIASFSKYAGFTGVRLGWTVVPKDLLFANGFPVIEDFNRVICTCFNGASNIAQAGGLACLSAEGYKAVSGVVNYYKENAAILVDTLQSMGLEVYGGKNSPYAWVHFQKRRSWEVFKEILDKTHVLTIPGTGFGPGGEGFIRISSFAHRESILEACRRFKSLF, encoded by the exons ATGCAACTTGGGCTCCGTGAGATGTACCACTTGCAGTTATCAGCACAGCCGAGTATATCTTTTCTAAGTGTCATGAAGCACCGAACAATGCAGACCAG TGCCGGTCATACTTTGTATTTTTGGAGAAGGCCCAACTGTAGGTACACAATAAAGGCAATTGCTAGCAGGAACGATG TTTTCAGGACAAGGATCTGTCGTAGTAAGCACATGGAAAAGTTGCAAAACGGCTACTTGTTTACGGAG ATTAGTATGTTGCAATCTCTCTACAGAGATAAGTACCCAGATGTGAAGCTGATAAGTCTTGGTGTTGGCGACACAACCCACCCAATCCCTGAAATAATAGCATCAGCCATGGCAAAG AAGTGTTTTGGTTTGTCGACTGCTACCGGATATAAAGGGTATGGAGAAGAGCAAGGTGACAGG GAGTTACGATATGCTATTGCAGAAGTAGTATACAAGGACATGGAAATAGACTATTCTGATATTTTTATATCAGACGGCGCACAATGcgatatttcaagatttcag CTTCTTTTGGGATCAGACATCACAGTTGCAGTTCAAGATCCAACATTTCCA GCATATGTAGATTCTAGTGTTATTATGGGTCATGCTGGCGAATTTAAAAGAGAAGCCGGGAAGTATGGCCGCATCACATACATGAAATGTACACCAGACAACAACTTCTTCCCTGATTTATCTTCTACTCAACGAACCGACGTTATTTTCTTTTGCTCCCCAAATAATCCCACTGGAGTTGCAGCATCAAGAAACCAGTTGAAGAGTCTGGTGGATTTTGCAAGGGCAAATGGATCAATTATAATATATGACTCTGCATATTCAATGTATATCTCAGATGATAGTCCACGAACTATATTCGAAATTCCTGGTGCAAAAGAG GTTGCCATTGAAATTGCATCCTTCTCAAAATATGCTGGCTTTACTGGAGTTCGCCTTGGATGGACGGTTGTTCCAAAGGACCTTCTTTTTGCTAATGGTTTTCCAGTAATAGAGGACTTCAATAGAGTCATATGCACATGTTTCAATGGCGCATCAAATATTGCTCAAGCTGGTGGACTTGCTTGTCTTTCTGCTGAAGGTTACAAG GCAGTGAGTGGTGTTGTGAACTACTACAAGGAGAATGCAGCAATACTAGTTGATACATTACAATCAATGGGACTGGAAGTGTATGGCGGCAAGAATTCACCCTATGCATGGGTGCATTTCCAAAAGAGGAGGTCATGGGAAGTATTCAAGGAAATACTTGACAAAACACATGTGCTAACCATTCCAGGCACAGGCTTTGGGCCAGGTGGTGAAGGCTTCATAAGGATTAGCTCTTTTGCTCATAGAGAAAGCATCTTAGAGGCATGTAGGAGGTTCAAAAGTCTCTTCTAA